A stretch of the Bacillus sp. B-jedd genome encodes the following:
- a CDS encoding anthrax toxin lethal factor-related metalloendopeptidase yields the protein MKKLIYILLPIVLFLSFLTSTKAAPGGVALKDYQKINSIASISDSIRNESLVGDIVYLPDEKFNTAEAAGIINRLATLPAPLLQKINKAGVSVRLFEGKLTDNPSARHLKGVTPRGYKGDSTWDDVPGIGGTNVVLVKIGSSRKGSGHGSVNLEFHELAHSIDNRVYGHLTKTESFKKVWEKEKDKLFPGQDYFLLYPEEYFAESFALFYLDRETNEFLHEKAPLTYKMIKDLD from the coding sequence TTGAAAAAACTCATTTATATTCTGCTGCCAATTGTCCTGTTTTTGTCTTTTTTAACTAGCACAAAAGCTGCCCCAGGCGGGGTGGCATTAAAAGATTATCAAAAGATTAATTCTATTGCTTCGATATCAGATAGCATTAGAAATGAAAGCCTTGTTGGGGATATTGTTTATTTACCAGACGAAAAGTTCAATACTGCGGAAGCTGCCGGTATCATCAACAGACTTGCCACTCTCCCAGCGCCTTTGCTTCAAAAAATTAACAAAGCAGGAGTATCAGTCAGGCTGTTTGAAGGAAAGCTGACAGATAATCCAAGCGCCAGGCACCTGAAAGGTGTGACGCCGCGCGGGTATAAGGGAGACTCTACCTGGGATGATGTTCCGGGGATTGGTGGGACGAATGTTGTCCTGGTCAAGATCGGCTCGAGTAGAAAAGGAAGCGGACATGGTTCCGTAAATCTGGAATTCCATGAACTCGCACACTCGATTGATAATCGGGTGTACGGCCACCTTACCAAAACGGAGTCTTTTAAGAAGGTATGGGAGAAAGAAAAGGATAAACTTTTTCCGGGCCAGGATTATTTCCTTTTGTATCCGGAAGAATACTTCGCTGAATCATTCGCTCTTTTTTATTTGGACAGGGAAACCAATGAATTTTTGCATGAAAAAGCACCACTCACATACAAAATGATCAAGGACCTGGACTAA
- a CDS encoding HD domain-containing protein, with protein sequence MKGSAVVERIISKVEHFVKAQMGEDATGHDWHHVNRVRNNALYIAGKEGAGDKYIIEMAALLHDIPDEKLNESAEAGRNKLDAFMDTLGINETNKQKINDIVYSISFKGGQASGLPSIEAEIVQDADRLDAIGAIGIARAFAFGGKKGQPIYEPEFAIREQMTLEEYRSGKSSSINHFYEKLLKLKEMMNTETARRMAEDRQQFMEAYLEQFYREWDCKK encoded by the coding sequence ATGAAGGGGAGTGCGGTAGTGGAACGGATAATTAGTAAAGTTGAACATTTTGTAAAGGCCCAAATGGGCGAAGATGCCACCGGCCATGACTGGCACCATGTCAATCGAGTCAGAAATAACGCTCTTTACATAGCAGGCAAAGAAGGCGCTGGCGATAAATATATCATCGAAATGGCCGCGTTGCTTCATGATATCCCGGATGAAAAACTGAATGAATCAGCGGAAGCAGGACGCAATAAACTGGATGCCTTTATGGACACGTTGGGCATTAATGAAACAAATAAACAAAAAATCAATGACATCGTTTATTCCATATCCTTCAAGGGCGGACAGGCTTCCGGCCTTCCATCCATTGAAGCCGAAATAGTCCAGGATGCAGACCGCCTTGATGCCATTGGGGCGATTGGAATCGCAAGAGCTTTTGCCTTTGGCGGCAAAAAGGGGCAGCCCATATACGAACCAGAATTTGCAATCAGGGAGCAAATGACGCTTGAGGAGTACAGGAGCGGGAAGTCTTCAAGCATAAACCATTTTTATGAAAAGCTCCTTAAATTGAAGGAAATGATGAACACCGAAACAGCAAGGCGAATGGCCGAGGATAGACAGCAGTTTATGGAGGCCTATCTGGAACAGTTTTATAGAGAGTGGGATTGCAAAAAATGA
- a CDS encoding class I SAM-dependent methyltransferase gives MFVTTAGRVNEKMIHQATSISAELGIPYIQRRKKSILRLQEEADSGCIVAGNERLNLFAKGEHDPFFFHPSSAMFRVKRLLNGGKDPLIEAADLKAGESFLDCTLGLASDSIVASCVTGDSGTVLGLEGNQYVSYIVRNGLQSWESGLGQLDESMRRVNVHHSKALPFLKAQADNSWDCVYFDPMFEEGIEESEGIKSLRHFALHGGIGGDEFNEALRVARRRVVLKDHYKSDRFDLYGFKRTVRKTAKFHFGYIEKN, from the coding sequence ATGTTTGTTACGACAGCAGGTAGGGTGAATGAGAAGATGATTCATCAAGCAACCAGCATTTCCGCTGAACTTGGGATTCCTTACATACAGAGAAGAAAGAAATCAATTCTTCGATTGCAAGAAGAGGCCGACAGCGGCTGCATTGTCGCAGGCAATGAAAGATTGAACCTGTTCGCAAAAGGAGAGCATGACCCATTCTTTTTTCACCCGTCTTCTGCCATGTTCCGGGTAAAACGGCTTCTTAACGGAGGGAAGGACCCTTTGATTGAAGCAGCGGATTTAAAAGCGGGCGAATCATTCCTAGATTGCACGCTTGGCCTCGCATCCGATTCGATTGTCGCAAGCTGTGTCACCGGAGATTCTGGAACAGTCTTGGGGTTGGAAGGCAATCAATACGTTTCCTACATCGTCAGGAATGGCCTTCAAAGCTGGGAATCAGGACTTGGGCAGTTGGATGAATCAATGAGAAGGGTGAACGTGCATCATAGCAAGGCGCTGCCTTTTTTAAAAGCACAGGCGGATAATTCATGGGATTGCGTTTATTTCGACCCGATGTTTGAGGAAGGGATTGAAGAATCCGAGGGAATCAAATCGCTGAGGCACTTTGCCCTTCACGGCGGAATTGGCGGCGATGAATTTAACGAAGCTCTTAGGGTAGCAAGACGAAGAGTAGTCCTGAAAGATCACTATAAAAGCGACCGGTTTGATTTGTACGGATTTAAAAGGACGGTTAGAAAAACGGCGAAATTCCATTTTGGCTATATAGAAAAAAACTAA
- a CDS encoding BrxA/BrxB family bacilliredoxin produces MSMAYEEYMRQMVQPMRDELTNAGFTELKTSDEVDEFMKEAKGTALVVVNSVCGCAAGLARPAVTQSVLNSDNKPDHLVTVFAGQDKEATAKMREYFGGIEPSSPSVALLKDGEVVHFIPRHDIEGNTMEGIMENITSAFEANC; encoded by the coding sequence ATGTCAATGGCATACGAGGAATATATGAGGCAGATGGTACAGCCCATGCGTGACGAACTGACTAATGCCGGATTTACGGAGCTAAAGACTTCTGATGAAGTTGATGAATTCATGAAAGAAGCAAAAGGGACAGCACTGGTAGTCGTGAATTCTGTATGTGGCTGCGCGGCCGGCCTGGCTCGCCCCGCTGTCACCCAATCCGTTTTGAACAGTGACAACAAGCCGGACCATCTAGTCACAGTCTTTGCCGGGCAGGACAAGGAGGCAACTGCTAAAATGCGTGAGTATTTCGGCGGTATCGAACCATCCTCGCCATCTGTAGCCCTTTTAAAGGATGGAGAAGTCGTCCACTTTATTCCTAGGCACGATATCGAAGGCAACACGATGGAAGGCATTATGGAAAACATCACATCAGCATTTGAGGCTAATTGTTAA
- a CDS encoding YpjP family protein, with protein sequence MKKWIRKSFVVMVSLLTFGLITPAQPGFLDRIKAENDSSERGTFNANDSLSAATKSEALPDRDTMIENMVKLAKDRSYEKFGTKIKPVIENEFEQIILPKIESAITETAMQFPDEDLAALAISEQPGGGRSEKIFNIKDSRTGKHIIRFHVRRDNPPQSGYWFNFHYHTFDDNFTNHHELGSIYWDKNMPPKWMA encoded by the coding sequence ATGAAAAAGTGGATCAGGAAATCATTTGTTGTAATGGTTTCTTTGCTGACATTTGGTCTAATCACGCCTGCCCAGCCGGGATTCCTTGACCGGATTAAGGCGGAAAATGACTCTTCTGAACGCGGAACGTTCAATGCCAATGACTCTCTTTCCGCAGCTACGAAATCAGAAGCACTGCCTGACAGGGACACGATGATTGAAAACATGGTCAAGCTCGCCAAAGACCGGTCATATGAAAAGTTTGGGACAAAAATCAAGCCGGTAATTGAAAACGAGTTCGAACAAATTATTCTGCCTAAAATTGAAAGTGCGATTACCGAAACAGCCATGCAGTTTCCTGACGAGGATCTGGCCGCTCTAGCTATATCGGAACAGCCGGGCGGAGGTCGATCTGAGAAAATTTTCAACATCAAGGACAGCCGGACCGGAAAGCATATTATCCGCTTCCATGTCAGGCGCGACAATCCGCCGCAATCAGGTTATTGGTTCAATTTCCATTACCACACTTTCGATGACAATTTTACTAATCACCATGAACTTGGCAGTATTTACTGGGATAAAAATATGCCGCCCAAATGGATGGCCTAA
- a CDS encoding conserved virulence factor C family protein, which yields MKIVSIEPTPSPNTMKINLDQELPMGKSHNYKKEQQEGAPSVIRTVLAIEGIKGVYHVADFIAVERNAKYDWKDLLAKVREAFGEEPGGSDTGSAVVAGFGEIQVQVQMFKEIPLQVKLLDGNEERRFGMTENFLEAREKAQLEGENYILLRKWQDFGVRYGDFDQIGKEVVEELTAAYPQSRLEDLVKAARESGVNTPMRQARKRHKITEEDLENPDWRVRYQKLEQMPDPEVEDLPLLEKALHDEKPSIRRLATVYLGMIENKAVLPILYQALKDKTVTVRRTAGDCMSDLGFPEAGPAMAEALKDPSKLVRWRAAMFLYEVGDESALPALKEAANDPEFEVAMQVQMAIARIEGGEEAKGSVWKQMTEARKASL from the coding sequence GTGAAAATAGTGTCTATTGAACCAACACCAAGCCCGAATACAATGAAAATTAACCTCGATCAGGAACTGCCAATGGGTAAGAGCCATAACTATAAAAAAGAACAGCAGGAAGGCGCCCCTTCCGTTATCCGGACGGTACTTGCTATTGAAGGAATAAAAGGCGTTTACCATGTTGCTGACTTTATTGCCGTTGAACGAAACGCCAAGTATGACTGGAAAGACCTGTTGGCGAAAGTAAGGGAAGCATTTGGAGAGGAACCTGGAGGAAGCGATACTGGTTCCGCAGTTGTGGCAGGTTTCGGTGAAATTCAGGTACAGGTGCAAATGTTCAAGGAAATTCCGCTTCAGGTGAAATTGTTGGATGGAAATGAAGAAAGGCGTTTTGGAATGACCGAAAATTTCCTTGAAGCTAGGGAAAAAGCCCAATTGGAAGGCGAAAATTACATTTTGCTGAGAAAATGGCAGGATTTCGGCGTAAGGTATGGGGATTTTGACCAAATTGGCAAGGAAGTCGTCGAAGAACTGACTGCCGCTTATCCGCAATCAAGGCTCGAAGATCTTGTCAAGGCTGCCCGGGAGAGCGGAGTGAATACACCTATGCGCCAGGCAAGGAAACGCCATAAAATCACCGAAGAGGATTTGGAGAATCCCGATTGGCGGGTACGCTACCAAAAGCTTGAACAGATGCCTGATCCGGAGGTTGAAGATTTGCCACTCCTTGAAAAAGCGCTGCACGATGAAAAGCCGTCCATTAGAAGGCTTGCAACCGTTTATTTGGGCATGATTGAGAATAAGGCTGTTTTGCCTATTCTTTACCAGGCATTGAAGGATAAAACTGTTACGGTTAGAAGGACGGCCGGTGACTGCATGTCCGACCTTGGCTTCCCGGAAGCCGGGCCAGCCATGGCGGAAGCATTAAAGGATCCGAGCAAGCTCGTTCGCTGGCGCGCAGCCATGTTTCTTTATGAAGTCGGGGATGAATCAGCACTACCGGCTTTAAAGGAAGCAGCAAATGATCCCGAATTTGAGGTCGCGATGCAAGTACAGATGGCAATCGCAAGAATCGAAGGCGGGGAAGAAGCAAAAGGCTCGGTATGGAAACAAATGACCGAAGCAAGGAAAGCAAGTCTTTGA
- a CDS encoding ABC-F family ATP-binding cassette domain-containing protein codes for MKMLTVENLTKTYGEKKLFDQITFTIGEKEKIGLIGINGTGKSSLLKIISGKDEADSGEIVSPKDYRIAYLDQNPELDPGLTVLDQVFHGDAPVVRVMRQYEKCLAKLENQPENQEILDELFQLQKEMDAVDGWDASTNAKTILSKLGIEGFGRKTGELSGGQKKRVALAGVLIEAPDLLILDEPTNHLDFASVKWLEDYLKNYNGSVLLVTHDRYFLDRVTNRIFELDGGKLYAYKGNYASFLEAKAIREENDAATLDKQKNLFRRELEWIRRGAKARTTKQKARIDRFDKLQEQVSETRTNEKVDISLSGSRLGKQVFEMKEARKSFGETVILDRFNLLVKPGDRIGIIGMNGTGKTTLLNILAKKIPLDSGEYLMGQTVKIGYYTQESEDMDENQRMIEYIKETAQVIDTTDGKTISASQMLERFLFLPATHGTPIRKLSGGEKRRLYLLKILMEAPNVLLLDEPTNDLDTQTLTVLEDYLDDFPGVVITVSHDRYFLDKVADQLLILQGGGKTSTFYGNYSEYMEKENTIAAPVLKPAPESQPSRMREKKKRLSYHEQKEWETIDDNIAKVEKRLEEIPAEMAAAGSDFEAAHNLMKEEAELNEELERLIERWSYLSELAEG; via the coding sequence ATGAAAATGCTGACAGTTGAGAATCTCACAAAAACTTACGGTGAGAAAAAATTGTTTGATCAAATTACTTTTACTATTGGAGAAAAAGAGAAAATTGGATTGATCGGCATTAACGGGACCGGAAAATCTTCTTTGTTAAAAATTATTTCGGGCAAGGATGAGGCGGATTCCGGCGAGATTGTATCTCCAAAGGATTACAGGATTGCCTACCTTGATCAGAATCCGGAATTGGATCCCGGACTGACTGTGCTTGACCAGGTCTTCCATGGGGATGCGCCTGTCGTCAGGGTAATGAGGCAATACGAAAAATGCCTGGCTAAGCTTGAGAACCAACCGGAAAATCAGGAAATCCTCGATGAACTGTTCCAATTGCAAAAAGAAATGGATGCTGTGGACGGCTGGGATGCAAGCACGAATGCAAAAACGATTTTGTCCAAGCTTGGAATTGAAGGGTTCGGCAGAAAGACCGGCGAGCTGTCAGGCGGCCAAAAAAAGAGGGTTGCTCTGGCGGGCGTGCTGATTGAGGCGCCAGATCTGTTGATTCTCGATGAACCGACAAACCATCTCGACTTTGCCTCCGTCAAATGGCTCGAAGATTATTTGAAGAACTATAATGGGTCAGTTTTGCTCGTTACACATGACCGGTATTTTCTCGACCGGGTCACGAACAGGATTTTTGAACTCGATGGCGGAAAATTGTATGCGTACAAAGGCAATTATGCGAGTTTTCTGGAAGCGAAGGCCATCAGGGAAGAAAATGACGCGGCGACCCTCGATAAACAAAAAAATCTGTTCAGGCGGGAATTGGAATGGATCCGCCGCGGGGCAAAAGCCCGGACAACAAAGCAAAAAGCAAGGATTGACCGTTTTGACAAACTGCAGGAACAAGTATCCGAAACAAGGACAAATGAAAAAGTGGATATTTCTCTAAGCGGCAGCAGGCTGGGCAAACAGGTTTTTGAGATGAAGGAAGCTAGGAAATCTTTTGGGGAGACAGTCATTCTTGACCGCTTCAACCTTCTTGTCAAACCCGGTGACCGTATTGGCATCATCGGCATGAACGGGACGGGAAAAACGACTCTGCTGAACATTTTGGCAAAAAAGATACCATTGGACAGCGGCGAATATTTGATGGGGCAAACAGTGAAAATAGGCTACTATACTCAGGAAAGTGAAGATATGGATGAAAACCAGCGGATGATTGAATATATCAAGGAAACCGCGCAGGTTATTGATACGACCGACGGGAAAACCATATCCGCTTCACAAATGCTAGAGCGCTTCCTATTTCTTCCCGCCACGCATGGAACCCCGATCCGAAAGCTATCCGGCGGTGAAAAACGCAGGCTATATCTGCTGAAAATCCTGATGGAAGCACCGAATGTCCTTCTATTGGATGAGCCGACGAATGATTTGGATACACAAACGCTGACAGTGCTGGAGGATTATCTCGACGACTTTCCAGGTGTTGTCATAACCGTATCCCATGATCGTTATTTCCTTGATAAAGTAGCCGACCAGCTGCTGATTTTGCAAGGTGGAGGGAAAACAAGCACCTTTTACGGTAATTATTCTGAATATATGGAGAAAGAAAATACCATCGCCGCACCGGTATTAAAGCCTGCTCCGGAAAGCCAGCCCTCCAGGATGAGGGAAAAAAAGAAAAGGTTGTCCTACCATGAACAAAAGGAATGGGAAACGATTGATGACAATATCGCCAAGGTAGAAAAAAGGCTTGAAGAAATTCCCGCTGAAATGGCTGCAGCCGGAAGCGATTTTGAGGCTGCCCATAACCTGATGAAAGAAGAAGCAGAGTTAAACGAAGAACTTGAACGGCTAATCGAGCGATGGTCTTATCTTTCGGAACTGGCGGAAGGGTGA